The nucleotide sequence atcacatgcatatgcccAGCATTGGGAGGGACTAATTGTCAGGTATGGGTTAGGGGTGGTGACCTTTGTAAATGGGGTGAATGTGTCTGGCAAACTGATGGAAATGCAATGTGGAGATGCTATTCTGTTTGGGTAAGGATGTTGTTTTAACTGTAGTTGAATGCAAGGCAaaattcattacaatttcatatgATGGTTCTATGTTCCTTAGACTtaacaatttatacattttGGACTGGAGAATGGAACTTGGTCTGAGGGAAAAATATACTACAACTTTCATTTGACATGGAACAAGgtaaatgtctttttttcttcaattacaGACACGGTTGTCTCATCAGATAAGTGCCAGACTCCGCAATATCTGCAATTGGGAAAGAAAGGTTTAATATCATGCAACTTTCCTGGTGGTTTATATGGAACAGTTTGGTACAACTCGTCCAATTTGACTAGCGAAGATCGACAACTAATTTCCAACAGAGAAAGTTTTGTATTTGAACCCGGATACGAGTCGGGAGAATACAGTGTTCAACCTGATGGATCTCTTGTTATCAACAAAGTTTCCACCAAACATAATACTTATTTCGTTGTATCAACATTGGCGACTACAGAAGATGATCCAATCGTTGAATATGTCCGTGTAGTTGTCTACGGTAAGTCGTTTTCTTTGATAACAACATGCATATCTGTCGAAACACTGAACCGAGTTCAGAGTTTGGAATGAAGAGGTAGAGCACAATGCAACGTTGaatacacagaaaaaaaaaaaataagaggtTCAACATTTCGACTGGCGCTTGATAGAGCCCGACGAAACACGTCATAAGCATAACTGAGGTAGATTCCTTCCATAAGTTTTAGATACGCGCCTGTTCGTTAGATCTCCGAACCCTTTTCTGTACATCTCTCTAGCTCATGCAAATATTCAACCTCAAGTCATCCTCTGATAAGAGAACAATCCAGCCAATGACCAATTTTACCCCTACTATTTGGAGATTTCTTCTCAGAAATCGTTTGCGTTTATAACGAATAAAAGCTTGgtaaatcacatgcatatgcccAGCATTGGGAGGGACTAATTGTCAGGTAAGGGTTGGGGGTGGTGACCTTTGTAAATGTGGTGAATGTGTCTGGCAAACTGATGGAAATGCAATGTGGAGATGCTATTCTGTTTGGGTAAGGATGTCAATTGCATGGTATTGTTTTAACTGTAGTTGAATGCAAGGCAAAATTCATTACAATTTAATATGATGGTTCTATGTTCCTTAGACTtaacaatttatacattttGGACTGGAGAATGGAACTTGGTCTGAGGGAAAAATATACTACAACTTTCATTTGACATGGAACAAGgtaaatgtctttttttcttcaattacaGACACGGTTGTCTCATCAGATAAGTGCCAGACTCCGCAATATCTGCAATTGGGAAAGAAAGGTATAATATCATGCAACTTTCCTGGTGGTTTATATGGAACAGTTTGGTACAACTCGTCCAATTTGACTAGCGAAGATCGACAACTAATTTCCAACAGAGAAAGTTTTGTATTTGAACCCGGATACGAGTCGGGAGAATACAGTGTTCAACCTGATGGATCTCTTGTTATCAACAAAGTTTCCACCAAACATAATACTTATTTCGTTGTATCAACATTGGCGACTACAGAAGATGATCCAATCGTTGAATATGTCCGTGTAGTTGTCTACGGTAAGTCGTTTTCTTTGACAGCAACATGCATATCTGTCGAAACACTGAACCGAGTTCAGAGTTTGGAGCGAAGAGATAGAGCACAATGCAACGTGGAatccacagaaaaaaaaaacaataacaggTTCAGCATTTCGACTGGCGCTTGATAGAGCCCAACGAAACATGTCATAAGCATAACTCAGGTAAATCCCTCGCATAAGTTTTAGATACACGCCTGTTCGTTTGATCTCCGAACCCTTTTCTGTAAACTTCTCTAGCTCATGTAAATATTCAACCTCAAGTCATCCTCCGATAAGAGAACAATCCAGCCAATGACCAATTTTACGCCTACTATTTGGAGATTTCTTCTCAGAAATTGTTTGCGTTCATAACGAATAAAAGCTTGGTAAAGGATTCCTCGATGATCATCACATTCTCCTATCATATCTCGTTATCATGTTTCAGACATGTCTCCCTTTAGCTGACAATAAAAGAAGTCatcggtgtttttttttcattcatcaaTCCATCCCTTTATTCATCTACTCACTCACTCATATGTTATTAAACAAAcgatgaaaaaaagagaaaagtgagACTCTGTCCGCATAAAAACCATACACAAGATCAAATATTCTCATGTGATTAGTAGCTTACTTTAATAGAGTTGCAATGGTTCAACAGTGTGAAAAGTTACATTACTGAAATACCATTAGCACTGAAGCCACTTTCATAGTGAGAATATATATCTAACCGTCTAACTACACTGCATCACATTAAGACCCTATAATGAAGCTacgaataaatataaataacatgCAGTGTCCACCTGACAACTGGATGTCATTTGGTAATTACAGTCGTTAACATACTGTTTTCAGTTAATCATCTAACTATAATATCTTTGTGAGGAACAAGCTAAAGCTTACATTTCctattgaaatatttaacaaagaGTACCGACTTCCTTGCGCCCTTTAATTGTTAGTAAACCCAACACAATTAATAGTAGACCATATAAACATGCCTAATACTTTTTGGCTGGACACTATTATTGTAATACGTCTTTCTTTTcacaatttgcagataaaccaCCTGAACCGTACCCAACCATTGATGCTACTGGATGTTACCAGAAATCATTATGCTTTTTAGAACTAAACGCTGCTTCAAGTTTAAGTTGTAATGTTTTACGAGTAGGTGAAGTATTAGATGATTTGTCATGGAAGTTAAGAACTTACACTGGGGATGGACAGATCTCTTCTCAGTCGAAATCTGTAACGACCAGTGTCAATGAATTACAATCTTACCATACTGTTGTGAATATTTCGTTACAAACCTCTCTCTCATTACGTGTATTCGTCTGTGCAGCGAGAAGCGATGTGTCTGAGGTAGGTAACAATGAATCTACGATACTGGTTGAAAGCGGGACACTGGAAGCATCTAGCCAACATCTGCTTGTAACACCTAATGAAAAAGTGGTTATGAACTGCGGGAAAGATGTGTCATTCTTTGTATGGAAAAAAGTGGGTCAGACGGAAGAAATCATAGCTTTTGGAACTAAAAGTATGAGTGAAGTTATGATCCCTGATGGGTTCACATTGCAAAATAGCTGTCTTGTCATTAACACGGCTGGAAAACCTACCCTGGGCACGTACACGTGTGTTTATAGCACTGACGGTGTAACAACGAAATTTACATCAACTGATGTAACTCTTCAAGGTAAGATCGAAGTTAAAGTGCGAACCTTCCCAATTACTATTTATTTGCAGGTTAAATTATATGTGGTGTGCCAGTTTACTTAGTAAACCTGAACTTATAgaatgtttttcttgttttgatttggAATTGAAGGAGAAGTGTTGCTGATAAAGTGACTTAGTATTAATAATAACTTATATGTACTTTTACTTTTATAAGGTGTATAGTTTTGGATACCGATTTGATATAAACCCCTATATATCATCCACATGCATGTTTGGGCTACCATGATCCTATTTAACATAGCAGTGTTGATATTTTATCTGGAGATGATGTCAACTTGTATTTGGAATTGTTGTTATTCATATTTTGACCATTTCTCTTGGCATTTCAGAGGAGGAACGACGAACTGGTTGGATTGGTGTTGTTGTGTTCTTTGTGCTCTTGGTGTTATTGATTTTCATCGGAGTCGTCCTCTATCGATGTAAAGGTAATTTACTGATTAATCAGTAAATATCAATCTTACTCTGAAGTATCTAATAGACTCCTGCTTAATTGACTGATTGATTTTCGGTTCTGGTTTCTTTTGCACTCAGGCTGTTGTCGAGGCTTACTTAGATAACTCTAGACTGTGAAATGTTTTCCCGATCAGGTATCTCTgcttaatttatatttaaatacttCGAAGCCATTGCAAATAAGTGATTCCTAAATATCCGATTCAGCCTTTCCTTTCCCCACTAACGGCTATTCCATGTTCCCATCATTGATAAGACATTGTGTTAACTCCGACTTGTAGAAtgagggtaggggtgggggtctTCCATTACAATAATAGGGCATTCCCTGCAGATAACATCCCAGGTACAGTACACTATCATGAGGAGGGTCTTCCATTTCAATAGTAGGGCATCCCCTGTAGAATACACCCCAGTACACCATAACAAGGGAGTCAGATTGCAACCGCGTACAGTAGCATGAGGGGTGGGATGAGGGTCTTCCATTGCAATAATAGGGGATCCCATGCAGattacacccccctccccccataaaCTATAATGCGGAAGACCTTTCATTGCTAGGGTATCCCCTGCAGATTGCACCACTCGTACACTAGCTTGAGGGGTGGGATGAGGGCCTTCCAAAGCAATAATAGGGCATCTCTCACATATTACATCCCCCATATACGTTTGATTAAGCCTCTCCCAGATGTTCTTTATGACCTCTTAACCCTTCCTGGTATAGAATCCGGGAAATGTTTTCCTGTGAGACATGTTCTTTCACGTGATAAATATGAAATAGCATATAGATTTTTTAAGCTATTGACCAGAACAAAAATGGCTGCATAACTTATTCGTTAAGACACACAGTCCAAAATCATACTTTAGTCAATACTTTAGTCAACGAGGTACGTTATCAACATGTAAGATTATTacattaaataacattaatatataaaataagatAAATAGATGGAAAAGCATAGATTATTTTATGCTATTGACCAGAAAAAATGGCTGCATAACTTCTTCGTTAAGACACACGGTCCAAAATCAGACTTTAGTCAACAAAGTATACGTTATCAACATGAACgatttaaatatgaaatagcATAAATCGATGAAATAGCATAAATAGATGAAATAGCCAAAAAGATGAAATAGTATATATAGCATAGATGAACAGAAGCAATAGATTAAACGGATGATTAAACGGAAAATTAAACAGATAAACagatgaaatgaatgaaatagaTATTAAATAGATGAAATAGATGAAAAAGATGCAATAGGTGAAAAAGATGCAATAGGAGAAAAAATGCAATAGGTGAAAAAGATGAACTAGATAAAATAGATGAAATAGATCAGAAAGATGAAATAGATCGAATagattaaatatatgaaatagatCCGATAAATTGGATAGATTGGATAGATTTGATAGGTTAGTTTGATTAgagaaattataaaaatatagaGAGATTAGAAATATTAGGTATATTGAAAAGATTAAATTGATTGTGCTATTTAAACGTTACTATacatgaacatgctgacataaAACTAGGCAATTAACAGAGCAGATTCGTTTACAGAGTATTTTAAGTCTCACCGACTGAGAACAAGTCGTGCTTTGGGTGTGTTCCTATCATCAGCACTATAACAATGAGATGATCACTTTGTATATTTATGCATCATTACCTTCACATAAAGAGTGGTGCAGGTCATTTCTTTAGATCAGAGTTCAAGTTGTCAATGCAGTTTCTGTGAAAACGAATGACTCACATCCCACAGATCTCAGGCGTCAAGTTATGTACATAACTATATATTATCTTACCTAACGTATGCCGTTTGAAACTTGTGTCTTAATTATTAATACTTTTATTTTCGCTGTCAGAACTACAGCTTGCATTACTCAGATAAGTAATACAGTTTATATCTTATCTACAGTAGAGCGTAATTCCAGACAAGTATGGAAAATATCACAACAGCAACTACTCAATCCGGGGGAAAAGGTGacagaagaaaaattaaaaggTGTGTAAGCTATCTATATTTAGTTGATTAATTCATGGattatttacaactttcaataaCTGTGTATTTAATTTTGATGTAAGAAGCGATGCTTTCTCAGTTTGGATTAACAACTTTTCCTGTAATGCACCTGCATATAAGTTTAACTTAAAGTGACCCAGAATGAAATAGTAACAAGTATAATGTTGCTACTCATAAATCgatttttggtttcgataaatatcgtaacctttgcattcatgatggcgtatgtgtgtatgtatgcctATGTATGCGTTTGTGaggcccagcttgtaaacaggatatctcaagaagggaagttggaccaacttcatgttGTAGATgcaccacattgagtacaagaagcctattgttttctgtgtcatttggggtaaccaggggtcaaaatgtggaaaccttgtaaacacaatatctcaagaagagaagcttgggcagacctcatatttggtgtgtaaacGTACCACATGGAGCacaagaagcttattgttttctgtggaggtcaaagttgaTTAGGGTTACtaagggtcaaattgtgaaaaccttgttaacgcCATAGCTCATGAAAGGAAGATTGGGCAAacctcatatttaatgtgtagaagtaccacattcagtacaggaagcctattgttttctttggaggtcaaaggtcatttagggtcgctaggggtcaaattgtcaaaaccttgtaaacacaatatctcaagaagagaaggttggaccaattcatatttagtgtgcagacgtaccacattgagtacaaaaagcctaaggtttttggtgtaggtcaaaggtcatttggggacaacaggtcaaatcgtgacaaccttgtaaaaatgatattgcaagaaaggacagatctcatatttggtttttagATGTACCATAGtaaatttaaggagcctattatattttttggtggaggtcaaaggtcatttgaagtcagcaaatgccaaacatttacttcacgaccctcttacctgtctttccacactaacacatcttcctaaacataatatcgtaagggaagcttggacagatcgcatatttgatatgtaattgtaccacaatTGTACAAGAAGCCTTCATGTTgtgggtggaggtcaatggtcgtttgagttcaccagggtcAGATTGTGAACTCacgttttacaaaatatttcaacaaagaaagatgttatatttagtatgttgatgtatctatcacattaagTGCAAGAAGCTTGTTGTttaggtcaatggtcatttcaggacagcatgtgtcattgtgaatgtattgtttgtcacatcgcactgcttttcactgtattactaatatcaagtatgttgtacaccctcactatacattacgtcagatccATGCAGAAAATAGctgaatgttacatcatcgaaaccattattcatttttgcattctggttattttttcattttaaagagtGGTGTAAGAAAGTTATAATTTGGAAAGACGATACTCGAGATACACATGATGGGATAGTGGAGAGGTTGAAGGAAGCATCTGATAAAcaggtgaattttttttttttcaaagactTACCTTACTTTCGATAAAGTGTGAAAAAGCAATATAGAAATGATGTGGCTAAGCTTGATGTGCTTTTGTCAAACCATGATAGGTGATGGCAGGATCTGAAAATATGAGGCATTGAGAATAAATGTGACCGATACTTATAGTTgcattcattatttcattttatcttgttataatttcaaaaaaaaacattagctACACTATCGAATAGGTTAATGTGTACATCTAACAAGTGATTGTCCAATATATTAAACCGTTTCAACATGTCGTCTTAATTCCTGATGTTTCGATACATTGGGTAAAATAATGGACTTCGTAAACGCAAACGTGATGTTGAATAactatcatgaaatatgtaaatttgttgCATATTTGTGAATATAATTTGTAACATTCAAATGCTAAAGTTTAAGGCGGTTAAGATGTGAATAACATGTCAAACAACTGtgttaaatgaaagaaaactttttttgtGGCACAGAGGTGGGCCATTTTTCTTTGGTTACCGTTCATCTCCATTGGCCAATAAACCTATTACTTCCCGATCCACAACATGTTTGGGGCTTACTTATCCAAAACTAAACCTACAGGCATTACGTAATTAAATAGAACCATCGAGCCAAGAACACCAGCTACACTAATATCAATATCACTTACTTAGCTAATTTGAGACAACTGTCATATTGCAATTTTCAGGtttcatgttaggatttatttTACACGATAAGACACACCTTAGATTGCTATAGAAATTGTAAACTATATTCCTGTTGGTCAATCCTTGAATTACTTTGTAACCCATCCAGATAACTAATGCTGATAATTTTTTGAGGTTCCTCATGCATGATTCTCAAAGTTATTATGTAGTTAATTTCTTGAATAGGTTGACATTGAATGGATTAAACTGCAAGACAGCTTCAAGTCAGTTGAAGATAACGGAGAAGCTGTTAATCTAATCTCTGGAGCAGTTTTACCTCCGCTTAACAATTTGAAAAACTTGGAAATTGTAAACAAGAAATGGCAGCAATTGGACATTACCGAATGGATAAATATCCTGAAATATGCATGTCACGGACGTAAACCAACCAAGATCATGTAAGCATAGTTATAATGATCAGTCGGCTATTATTCAGAATGTCCGAGTAAGAATTACATTTAATTTACCAACTTATTGAAATGATTCCTGTTAGAGTATATCTACATGTGAAGACGTTTCAGCAACATGTCGCACCATATCGTGCTTACttacacataatatatatatttagcgaATTGATTGATTTATCTACCAAAGAAATACGGTGGTGTGCTCCTTCGTTTGAGCAGGCTGAATCAGATGtgaaatggaaacaaaaaatgatattaaaaacaaGAATACTTGAAAAACTTCTTTGGGGacctaataataataagattAATGGACCCTTTTAGTGTATCTAATTACAACAAACTGACGAATTTCTACAATTACTTCTCACAGGATTGAACTCATTCTGCTGCCGTATGACTTTGAGAACAAGTTGAGCACGTTAAAAAAGAAGCCATGCGGTAAGAATGCAGTTTAACAAATTaatctttacaaataaattgaTCTTTACAAGAAACTGTGGATGAGGTGAAATGTAGTTGTGTAAATGATTGGAACTACACGATTAAGAACAACGACTAATGCGTTTATCAATATCCTGTGTTCAACAGGTTTGAGAAAAATGGAGATTTGTTCACGACTTTATCTAAATTCGTAAAAGCCACTTACTTAACGACTGGTAGATGAGCGAGTCAGTTGAGCTTAACAATCAGTTGAACAGATTATATTAACATTTCTATTGACCTCATGACTGAAAAAACACAGTCCCAGTCCATTGTTTAATCCTAAAGGGTCGCAACCAAGCaaattgctttcatttttgttcaGTTGATATTTTCGTCATATATGTTTTCAGGTTCTAGTTATGGGTTAAACTTTTGTTTATTTCAAGGCTTTTAAAATAAGCTTGGATTGTTATGTAAACCTGGGTGCAACTCGGATGGATATCAGatcattaacaaatttaaaaactaTGTTCTCCAAAGAACAATGCATCTTCCATTGGCTTCTTCTCTTCCTATTGTTAGCATATAGGCAGTACACCGAGAGTTGACGACATGCACAGTCCCATGTGAAAGGGGGTTCTAACAAATTTGAGTTGTGAACAGGACGCCAGTAAATTTTAATATACTTTAATATACAGAATATTACTTGTGCTACAAATACAGATGGCACAATTCATCTCTTTAATCGATAATTACTAAGTTCATCAATTATCATCctcaaaaagtaaataaatgatACATGTCCGAATGCAGTATAGACAAAACGGTCTTTTACTAAATGTTTTACATGTTCAAGTTTTCATAGATACAGACTAAAGAAAATTCTTTTTACGGTCTCTTTCAGTCGAGTGGCAAACTTGTGTTATATCTGCAGTACTGAGAATGAGTTACGAAAATGAACAGTGGGAGGTATGTCCTGGTAACATTATGTTATATGAAGATATCAATTTTAAACACACTTTTACATAGTagaagaaaaataacatggtcAAATCCATTGGTTTTAACCTTAACAACACCCTTCATGTTCTTACCAAGGTCTTCTTGCATACATATAAAGCTACATAATATTAACTCATCATAAGTTATTTGTTTATTCACACAGAGTATTGGACCACGTCCTCTGAAATATGAAGAATATGAAAAGATCGTAAGTAAACATTACTTAATAAAATATCTTTCAACCCAGTGCAAACAAGAATGTGAACAGTAAAAGTCAACAACACTAGATTCCATACAACGACTCTCACATTTTTCAAGTTTGGCCCAATCATGTTTTACATCTGGAAAAGGGGAGGGCGGTTGCATCACGGCTTTTAAGATAGAACATAACGTTTAAGTTCTGTATTAAACTTTTGTGTGATTGCCGTTGGTGAGCATATACTGCACAATATACGAACTGTGttagtaaataaatacacagaaATAAGTTCATTTCCATTTTCAGGAGAAAAAAATTGCATGCACCTTTTCTCTCCGTGTTAGGTTTGCATGATCTGTGTATTTGGGTGATAATATTGAACTTCATGTCCTACACTTGTATTGCAGGTAGAGAGGGCAAATGAAGAAATGGTAAGTGAAAGGGTAGATTTATTATCTCATTATAAGTGGAAATCATGCATGTAACTTTCATCAGATTAATTTTTCCAATTATTCTACAAACAGGGAATTATTCTGTAGATGTTGTGGTAAAATTggtaaaaatatcaaagaaaagaTTGTACGTCAGACTTAAGTGTAAGGATTTGTACATGTGTTTACAATTTGAAATGTGTATGCCACTTTCTTCTATTCAATTATGTGATCCATAATATTTGGGTTGGACGAGATATGGGTTTTTAGTGTATAAATCACTACACTTCTGCCGCTCTCTCGTTTTTCCTTTCCACAAATTGATGTGATCTCAAAAGACTCCAGGGATGGCAGTTGACTGGTGGGCTGGTCTGACGGGcgttagtcccccccccccctcctcttggTCCTGCTAAAAGACGgttttgtaaaaatattatgGAGCAAAAATAATCTTCAGAAACTAAAAACAATTTTAACCAGTCAATACTTGATCAGGCTTATATTTTCACAACGAGCATAGCTTCATTACACATCGGTACTGCCGTAAAATAAATGCCCGTTTTAAAACCGgacttaattaaaaataattaaataaataaaaataaata is from Apostichopus japonicus isolate 1M-3 chromosome 16, ASM3797524v1, whole genome shotgun sequence and encodes:
- the LOC139983225 gene encoding uncharacterized protein, whose amino-acid sequence is MSTTNLFVIPAILWCILSGTVVSSDKCQTPQYLQLGKKGKISCNFPGGLYGTVWYNSSNLTSEDRQLICHREGIVFGPGYESGEYSVQPDGSLVINKVSTKHNTSFGVLTLATTEDDPIVEYVRVVVYGTVVSSDKCQTPQYLQLGKKGIISCNFPGDLYGTVWYNSSNLTSEDRQLISNIESFVFGPGYESGEYRVQPDGSLIINKVSTKHNTSFSVSTLATTEDDPIVEYVRVVVYDTVVSSDKCQTPQYLQLGKKGLISCNFPGGLYGTVWYNSSNLTSEDRQLISNRESFVFEPGYESGEYSVQPDGSLVINKVSTKHNTYFVVSTLATTEDDPIVEYVRVVVYDTVVSSDKCQTPQYLQLGKKGIISCNFPGGLYGTVWYNSSNLTSEDRQLISNRESFVFEPGYESGEYSVQPDGSLVINKVSTKHNTYFVVSTLATTEDDPIVEYVRVVVYDKPPEPYPTIDATGCYQKSLCFLELNAASSLSCNVLRVGEVLDDLSWKLRTYTGDGQISSQSKSVTTSVNELQSYHTVVNISLQTSLSLRVFVCAARSDVSEVGNNESTILVESGTLEASSQHLLVTPNEKVVMNCGKDVSFFVWKKVGQTEEIIAFGTKSMSEVMIPDGFTLQNSCLVINTAGKPTLGTYTCVYSTDGVTTKFTSTDVTLQEEERRTGWIGVVVFFVLLVLLIFIGVVLYRCKVERNSRQVWKISQQQLLNPGEKVTEEKLKEWCKKVIIWKDDTRDTHDGIVERLKEASDKQVDIEWIKLQDSFKSVEDNGEAVNLISGAVLPPLNNLKNLEIVNKKWQQLDITEWINILKYACHGRKPTKIMIELILLPYDFENKLSTLKKKPCVEWQTGVISAVLTMSYENEQWESFGPRRLKYDEYEKIVEKANEEMTDQTEGAKLLEDSDYEQSPSDVKA